GTGGATTTCGACGAAGACTTCCTCGTCCGCGAAGCGGCGTACGCTGGCGTCGGTCAGCGGCAGTTCGAGATAGGCCGCGATCGCGCGTGCTAGCGGCAGGTTCGAATTGCCGGACATGATCTTCATGACGAGGGGTGCCCTTCGGTTACTACGGCGGGAATCGGCTTCGCCTCGCTTAGCCGGGAGTCACGCGATTGCAACAGGCGGGCCGGCAGCGGCAGTGCAGAAATCCACGCTTTCCTGTGCCGGTACCGATCGCCGGCACCGGTCGGAAACCGCGGTGCGATCAACCCAGCCGATGTTCGCCCTTGATCCAGCGAACGGTGCCGCTGCTGGCGCGCATAACCACGCTTTCGGTCGTCATGCGGCCGCCGCGAAGACGCTTGACGCCATCGAGCAGCGATCCGGGCGTGACCCCGGTGGCCGCGAAGATGCAATCGCCCTTGGCCAGATCTTCCAGTTTGTAGATGCGGTCGAGATCCTCGATGCCCCACTTGCGTGCGCGCGCCTTCTCGTCCTCGTTGCGGAAGACCAGGCGACCGTTGAACTGGCCGCCGACGCAGCGCAGCGCCGCCGCGGCCAGCACCCCTTCCGGCGCACCGCCCTGTCCCATGTACATATCGATCGTGGTTTCGGGGTCGGTCGTCGCGATCACGCCTGCGACATCGCCGTCACCGATCAGAACGACGCCGCAGCCGAGCGCACGCAGCTCCGCGATCAGGGCCGCGTGGCGCGGCCGATCGAGAACGCAGACGATGATATCGCCAGGCTCGACCCCCTTGGCTTCCGCCACGGCGCGCACATTATCGCTCGGGCTCTTGGCCAGATCGATGATCCCTTCGGGATAGCCCGGCCCAACGGCCAGCTTGTCCATGTAAGTATCGGGGGCGTTGAGCAGGCACCCTTCTTCCGCCGCGGCCAGCACGGCCAGCGCGTTGGGGCCGGCCTTGGCGGTGATCGTCGTGCCTTCCAGCGGATCGAGCGCGATATCGATTCGCGGCCCCTTGCCTGCAGCGCCCCCGACCTTCTCACCGATATAGAGCATCGGGGCTTCGTCCCGCTCACCCTCGCCGATAACCACGGTCCCGTCGATTTCGAGCTGGTCGAAAGCCTTGCGCATCGCCTCCACCGCAGCGGCGTCGGCGGCCTTTTCATCGCCGCGGCCGATCAGGCTGCTGGCGGCAATGGCGGCGGCTTCGGTAACGCGAACGAGTTCGAGCACGAGCACCCGATCGAGCTGCGAGCCAGTGGCTGGAAGGTCGGTATTCATGCTGGATTCAGTCCCCCGGGAGTGCTTGAAGGCGGCGCTTAGCCAGCGGGAGCGGGAATGTCGAGAATACACCTGACGCTTGTCTTGGCCTGGGCCGTCTGGGCGGCGCCCCTGACGGCACAGAATGCCGGCCCCGATGCGGTGGACGAAGCGTTCGAAGCTGCACGTGAGACTTATGGACCACCTCCGCCATCACGCTCGCAGCCCGATTGCAAGCAGCCCGAAGGCAATGAAATCGTGGTCTGCGCGCGGCTGGAGGAGCAATCGCAGTTCCGCATACGGTCAGATGAAGATGCGGAGGACGAATACGCCGCGGCGACGATGAACAAGGGCAATCCCCAGGCCCCCGATGTCGCGGGCCCGGGAATATTCAAGGGGCCGGCGACCGTTTCCGGCCTCTGCGTCATCCCGCCCTGCCCGCCGCCGCCGGCCTATATGGTCGATTTCGACGAACTGCCCGAAGCCCCGCCCGGCTCCGATGCGGAACGCGCCGCTCGCGGGCTGGCCCCGCGCGGATACGATGGCGAATTCACGCCCGAACCGGCAGAGGACGGAACCGCCGCGCCCGAAGACCCGGCGGGCACCGCGGAATGAGTCGCGTCGATCAGCCTTCGAGGATCTGCATCGACAGCGGCGGCGCCGTCAGGCTGTCCGAATCACGCAGGAGATCGAGCGCGCGCGCGACATTGCGCTGCGGCCCTTCGTGCGCGACCATCGCCACCAGGACTTCGCCGCCTTCTTCCTGCCGGCCCTGCTGAATCAGGCTTTCGATCGAAACGCCCGCGTCGCGCATCGCCGCGGTCAGTTCGGCCAGAACGCCCGGCCGATCCGCGACCGTGAAGCGCAGATAGCTGCGGCCCGTACGATGCCCAGCCTCGGCCCGCGCCATCGGGATCATCTCTGCCGAAGGGATCGAGAACGGCGCGCCGATTTCTCCGCGCGCAATGTCGATCAGGTCGGCGACCACCGCGCTCGCCGTCGGTCCGGCCCCGGCCCCGGCCCCCTGGAACAGCAGCCGGCCCGAGAAATTGCCTTCGGCAACCACCGCATTGGTCGCACCGGTCACATGGGCCAGCGGATGCCCCTTGGGCACCAGGCACGGTTTGACCCGCTGCAGCAGCGCGCAGGAATCGTCGCCGGTCCGTTCGAGATCGGCCATGCCGATCAGGCGGACGACATATCCCAGCGTGTCCGCCCGCGCGATATCTTCCGCCCGGATCGATGCGATCCCCTCGCACTCCACACCGGCGAAGTCGACTTTCGCGCCGAAGCCGATCGCCGCCAGGATTGCGAGCTTGTGGGCGGCATCGGTTCCTTCGATATCGAATGCCGGATCGGCTTCGGCAAAGCCGAGTTTCTGCGCATCGACCAGCGTCTCGCCGAAGTCCGCACCGCTCGCCTCCATCGTAGAAAGGATATAGTTAGAGGTGCCGTTGAGGATGCCGTAAATGCGCTCGATCGCGTTGGCGGCCGCCCCCTCGCGCAGCGCCTTGACCACCGGGATGCCGCCAGCCACGGCTGCTTCGAATTTAAGCGCAACGCCGCCGCTTTCCGCCAGTTCGGATAGTGCCTGGCCGTGATGCGCAACCATCGCCTTGTTCGCGGTGACCAGCGCCTTGCCCGCGCCGAGCGTGCCGCGCGCCAGGGTCAGTGCAGGCCCGTCGGCACCACCGACCAGTTCCACCACGACGTCGATATCGTCGCGCGCGGCCATTTCCGTCATGTCGTCGTGCCAGTCGAACCGCGTCAGATCGACGCCGCGATCCTTGCCCCGATCGCGTGCCGAAACGGCGACAATCTGCATCTCCCGGCCGGCCCTGGCGCGCAGAAGGGCAGCGTTGGTGTCCAGCAGGCGGATTACGCCTGCCCCGACAGTGCCAAGCCCGGCAAGGGCGATTCGCAGCGGTTCAGCCATCGGTGCGGCGAGCATGTTTAGCGCGTTTCATACGCGCGCCCTAACGCGCCGCCGCGCCGCATGGGAGCCAGTTTCGCTTGGGACCGCGCTAGTTGCGGTTGCGATGGCAAGGGCCGAGGCTCTGCCGCACGAAGGCGAAATCCTCCGCCGCCTGATAGCGCGAGGCGGAATCCTGCGCGATATTGGCTTCGCGCGGCAGCTCTTGCGGCAGGAAGCACGCGATCCGGTACCAGGCCAAGGTGTCGCGGGACGGCGGGCGCGCCGCCTGGTCGACGATCTCCGTCCAGGAAACGCCCCATACGGGGGCCATGTTGGGGCGCCGGACCACGGTGATCGAAACCGGGCCGTCCCCCTCGGTATCGAGGAACATCTGCGTTTCCGATTCGCCGGCAAGGTTGCCCTGCATCGAAAGAATGTCGCGCACCCCGGTGACCGAAGGCGGCGCGTCGGGCGCAGCAAGCTCTGCCAGGATGGGCCGCAAGCGCGCTTCGAGCGATTCGCTCCAGCGCAGTTGCGCCGTCGGGGCGATGAGCTGGATCTCGCCGGGACGGCCGCCGGTGCGCGCGAAGAGGACGACTTCCTGCCGCTTCAGCTTGGGCGGATCGCCATCCTCATCGAGCGGAACGTCAACCAGATAGCGAATCGATTCGCCGATCGGCGCATTGCCCGCGATCAGCGAAACGGTGCGCGCTTCGATATAGAGGCGGCCGTAGCCGGGCCGGACGTTGGGCGCGCGCTCGGGCTTGAGCTGCGCCTGCCTGCGCACCTCCGCGCGGATCACCAGATCGGCGGGATCGGCCAGATCGGCCAGATCGGCGTAAGTCGGGCCCGCACCCGGTCCGCTCGGTGCCGCCGGCTGGGCAGACGCGGGGATGGAACAGGCGAGCGCGAGGCCCCCCAGAACGGCAGCGCAGAGTGAATTGAGAGATCGGGTATGGGTCATATGTAATCCATTCTGATGCCGGATCGTAATTTCGTGAACCGTTCGGCGCCTCGGGCGTTCCAAGACTTGCAGGCCTGAATCGGCGGTTAACCGATAAAGCGTTTGCGCACCCTGGGTATCGAAGCTAATGATCGCGCTAGTCCGAGGCAATGAAACGATAAACGCCGCGGACGGGCCCATGCTGGCCAAGCGGCGCCTGGGTCTGATTGGCCTACGCGTCGCCGTGGTGCCGGCAGGGTGGACAATTGGGATTGCCCTCTGGCAAGGGTTTTCTTGTCGTGAGGAGAGTCGCCGGTCCTACACCGGCGAGAGACGATGGAGTGACGCGACTGAATGGCTTACGCTGACCAACAGATGAGCGGAAACCGGGTTGTCGCCCTGATCATAGTGGCGATCATCCATGTTCTGGTCGGGTATGCGCTGATCACCGGGCTTGCCTATGAGGCAGTGTCCCAGGTGGTGGAGCGTGTGACGACGGTCGATATCGAGGAACCGCCGCCCCCCGAACCAGAGGACGAACCGCCGCCCCCGCCCGAGCCCGACACGGCCCCGCCGCCGCCGGTCGCTCCGCCCCCGCCGATCAGTATCGCGCCGGCTCCGCCGCCGATCCGGACGCAACCGACGATTCCGCCGCCTGCGCCGCCTGTTCTGCGCGTGCCGCCACCGGCACCGCCGGCTCCGCCGCCGCCCCCGCCTCCGCCGCGGGTGCAGCCGAAGTCGCCGGAACCCCGGAACAATCCGGGTAGCTGGGTGACCAATTCGGATTATCGGAGCAGCTGGATCAACCGCGAATACAGCGGCACGGCATCCTTCGCGCTTCGCATCGGAACCAACGGTCGGGTGGAATCCTGCTCGATCACCGGCGGCTCGGCCCCGCAGGAGCTCAAGGAAGCGACCTGCAACCTGGTCGAACGCCGCGCCCGGTTCCGTCCGGCGACCGACGGTAATGGCGACGAAGTTGCCGGCTCGTACTCGAGCACCGTCCGCTGGGAGATCCCGAACTAGCAATTCCCGTGCGGCGCGCCGTGCGCGCGCCATGGTAACTCCTTCCTAATTTGCTTCTTTCTGAGAGGACTTTCGCAATGCTTATCGAACTTCTTGCCGCGGCGGGTGAAGCTGCTCCGCAGAACTCCTTCGGCTTCATGGAAGCCATGAACCAGGGCGGCCTGATCGCCTGGTCGATCTTCGGCGTGCTCGTGATCATGTCGGTCGGTTCGTTCTACATCCTGATTACCAAGCTGCTCGAACAGCAGAAGATCTTCAATCAGTACAAAAACGTGCGCTCGCACTTCTGGAAAGCCGGCACGCTGCGCGAAGGCTCGACCAAGCTCGACAAGAACAGCGCATGGCGCCAGATCGTCGACGATGGTCTCGCTGCTGAAGAAGCGCACACCAAGATGACCGACAGCCTCGAAGCGCACGACTGGATGCACGGCTCGCTCGCGCGTTCGGAAGCTGCGATCAATTCCAAGCTGGCCGGCGGTCTGCCGTTCCTCGCAACGGTCGGTGCGACTGCGCCGTTCGTGGGTCTGCTCGGGACCGTTATCGGTATCTACCGCGCCCTGATCAACATCGGCATCGCCGGTTCGGCCTCGATCGACAAGGTCGCCGGCCCCGTCGGTGAGGCGCTGATCATGACCGCCATCGGTCTTCTCGTCGCGGTTCCCGCGGTGCTCGCCTACAACTGGCTGCAGAGCCGCAACAAGCGCATCGCCGAACTGCTTTCGGGCTTCTCGACCGATCTGCTGGCCAACATCAATTCCAAGGGTGCGGTGAAGCCGGCCCTGATGACCAAGCCTTCGACGCAGCAGGCCGGGAAGGCCGCAGCGACTGCGCCGGCGGCAAAGCCGGCCGGGTCGACCACCGCCGCGCCGAAGCGCTGATTGCGCCGTTACGCCGGGCCGGAACATTCCGGCCCGGCGACGCAGGCAAGTGAAATAGTTGGATAGGATATAGCCATGGCGATTTCGATGGGAGGCGGTGGTCAGGAACGACCGATGTCGGACATCAACACCACGCCGCTGGTGGACGTGATGCTGGTGCTCCTGATCATCTTCCTGATCGCGGTTCCGGTCGCGATCCAGACGATCGAGAAGCTGCGCATTCCGGTGTTCGAATCGACCGAATCGAAGGATAAGGTCGAAAACCTGCAGCTCACCGTCAGCACGACCGACAACGCCGGGCGCAGCGCGGGTGAACCAGGGTTCGAAGGGGCATCGCGCGAAGGCCAGTGCCGGGTCTATTTCGGCAATACGACGCCGGTGGATTCGCAGGAGCTTTACGATCGTGCGTTCGAACGGCTCGACGCGATCGTTCAGCGCGCCGGTGGCGCGGAAGCGATCATGGATGATCCCGACCA
The nucleotide sequence above comes from Pelagerythrobacter marensis. Encoded proteins:
- the glpX gene encoding class II fructose-bisphosphatase produces the protein MNTDLPATGSQLDRVLVLELVRVTEAAAIAASSLIGRGDEKAADAAAVEAMRKAFDQLEIDGTVVIGEGERDEAPMLYIGEKVGGAAGKGPRIDIALDPLEGTTITAKAGPNALAVLAAAEEGCLLNAPDTYMDKLAVGPGYPEGIIDLAKSPSDNVRAVAEAKGVEPGDIIVCVLDRPRHAALIAELRALGCGVVLIGDGDVAGVIATTDPETTIDMYMGQGGAPEGVLAAAALRCVGGQFNGRLVFRNEDEKARARKWGIEDLDRIYKLEDLAKGDCIFAATGVTPGSLLDGVKRLRGGRMTTESVVMRASSGTVRWIKGEHRLG
- a CDS encoding homoserine dehydrogenase, with amino-acid sequence MAEPLRIALAGLGTVGAGVIRLLDTNAALLRARAGREMQIVAVSARDRGKDRGVDLTRFDWHDDMTEMAARDDIDVVVELVGGADGPALTLARGTLGAGKALVTANKAMVAHHGQALSELAESGGVALKFEAAVAGGIPVVKALREGAAANAIERIYGILNGTSNYILSTMEASGADFGETLVDAQKLGFAEADPAFDIEGTDAAHKLAILAAIGFGAKVDFAGVECEGIASIRAEDIARADTLGYVVRLIGMADLERTGDDSCALLQRVKPCLVPKGHPLAHVTGATNAVVAEGNFSGRLLFQGAGAGAGPTASAVVADLIDIARGEIGAPFSIPSAEMIPMARAEAGHRTGRSYLRFTVADRPGVLAELTAAMRDAGVSIESLIQQGRQEEGGEVLVAMVAHEGPQRNVARALDLLRDSDSLTAPPLSMQILEG
- a CDS encoding energy transducer TonB; its protein translation is MAYADQQMSGNRVVALIIVAIIHVLVGYALITGLAYEAVSQVVERVTTVDIEEPPPPEPEDEPPPPPEPDTAPPPPVAPPPPISIAPAPPPIRTQPTIPPPAPPVLRVPPPAPPAPPPPPPPPRVQPKSPEPRNNPGSWVTNSDYRSSWINREYSGTASFALRIGTNGRVESCSITGGSAPQELKEATCNLVERRARFRPATDGNGDEVAGSYSSTVRWEIPN
- a CDS encoding MotA/TolQ/ExbB proton channel family protein yields the protein MLIELLAAAGEAAPQNSFGFMEAMNQGGLIAWSIFGVLVIMSVGSFYILITKLLEQQKIFNQYKNVRSHFWKAGTLREGSTKLDKNSAWRQIVDDGLAAEEAHTKMTDSLEAHDWMHGSLARSEAAINSKLAGGLPFLATVGATAPFVGLLGTVIGIYRALINIGIAGSASIDKVAGPVGEALIMTAIGLLVAVPAVLAYNWLQSRNKRIAELLSGFSTDLLANINSKGAVKPALMTKPSTQQAGKAAATAPAAKPAGSTTAAPKR
- a CDS encoding ExbD/TolR family protein, translated to MAISMGGGGQERPMSDINTTPLVDVMLVLLIIFLIAVPVAIQTIEKLRIPVFESTESKDKVENLQLTVSTTDNAGRSAGEPGFEGASREGQCRVYFGNTTPVDSQELYDRAFERLDAIVQRAGGAEAIMDDPDQIPQVHIRGDVNAPWQCIAGTIYNVQAAGYPTVGFISNPVDPNG